Part of the Quercus robur chromosome 5, dhQueRobu3.1, whole genome shotgun sequence genome, CTTCTTAGCTTTAGGAGCATCATAATTATAGAATGATTTCTAGTCCCAAGCTAGCTTCTAGTATTCCATCCAAACCTTTCATATTAACATGGAATGAAGGACTTCTGTTATTAGTTTTTGCATAAGAAGATGAACAAAACATTAATAAGGAAAAGCAcaaattgaatgaaattatagAGAAATATTTGAGAGGGAGGACATGGAGGTTAAGTATAGTACCATTTAACAGTatctttttggttctttgattTGGCATGACCAAACACCCAACTCTTTAAAAACACCATTTATCatcaataataaatttctatataaaaaaaaaaatgtagttgtaTTTGCAATTGACATGCATTCAGATTTACATAAATAAACCCAAATGCACATGAGTTCTTTATGTATTAGTCATGTTAAAACATGTAAAGTTTGTTAATCATACGAATGATTtctataaaatacaataaaatgttagtaggaaattacaatttaattGAGTGTGAAATCAATCACAGATAAACTCTAATTATATAAATGTTATATCATAAAAATTCTTATATAGCTGTATAATTCAACTTAACATAAATGTTATATCATAGAAGTTTAGCAATAAGTTGCTCTTGTACCCTATTCAATTCTTTTCCTTATTCAATGCATTCTATATGAAAGCTCAGATTTgtgctaaaacacaagagcttgttcagacccccaaataaaaattacgactagattgcttttactctaacttagactaagtgcggaacaagaaCAAATGAGCGTAATGAATCAATAACACTACCCTAAGTCATATTCATCCATCATtaacaataaatgttttttgatacattttaaaatataaagaagattttgaaataaagataaaagattgAGATTAAACATTATGTTTTAGGAAAAATCTAATACTAACATTAGGTATATGTGTTTACACTCGAAGAAACACACGGAAGAGCATGTTTAATTAAATATCCtcttaattttaagtttttttaagttcatctttttctattaatacaagtttattttatttttctttgtgcAGGTTTTTTGTAACTACATATATGTTGTTATTCCAAACGATTTCAATGTTAATTTCCTTTATCATTATTGCTTTAGCAACAAAGCAGAACCTGGTCAATggaatttcaaaaaatagttaCAGTGACATATGTAATAAGAACCCACAACCTAACGATTGCAAcaaatgttttttctttaatcCTGGAAGTGCTACTGCAGATGTAATGGGACTCGCAAAGATAATGATCGATGCCTGTGCTTCAACACAAGCTCAAAAGTTGAAACAAATGTTTGACAACTTAAATGCTACAGACCCAAATCAGAGTGCTAGAGCAACATATGGATATTGTGCTAGTATGTACCAAGATATACATCAAAAGTTAGCCAATGCGTCTTCGGACTTGGGATCGAAAAATTACCAAGAGGCTAGAAGTGATGTGCAAGCAGCCTTAGTGTTTCACTTTCAGTGTTTTAAGCTGTTAAAGAATATAACATACCCAGATGATCTTGGGACTTATTTAAGGAACTTTTGGGCTTATGCTTTAGATTCCCAAAGTATTATCGATCAAATTCTCAAATAGTTAAATTGTGTGGTTTTCCTTCTATGAGATTATATATGAGTAAAGGAAGCAATGTTAAAGGGATGTAAAATCTGTCATTTTGGCCATCTAtcttattaataaaagttttgttCTATAGAAGATAGTCCAATTGATCCAAAGTTgtatttatctttatcttggATACAAGTTCATCCACAGTTAAATATATAGTTCgtaatttaattttcaattttaggtGACTAATATCGACAATATACTATCGTGTAAGATTAGTTTACAAAAGCTAAAGTCTAGAACTGTTAGGGGAAATGAATCATCATTGATAATCTAACACattttcagcattttttttttttcatacattcTATGGTTTCAATTGGTCTAGTACTTTAGAGGCTTTATTAaagatttgaaaagaaaaatgctaaatcgTGATTTAGCAATAATGAAAAGATAGACcaattgaaaaattatgtataatgaAAATGCTAAACAACTAAGTGTAACTTTAGCATTGTCCATCAATAAAATACTAGGATGAAATACAAAGGTGCTAAAGTGGGTAGACATGAAAAATGCAATAAtcaaacatattaataaattattagtgTTATGAAACAAGCCAATACAAACAGAAACACCGGAAACCCAGAGACTTCAGCTAGTCCACTACAACAAGGTCATCtgaactaaaaattaaaagattatcTCCATTTGAAAACAGTGTTACATCATCCCAACCCAATTCTAAACAAAGATATGAGTCTTCGGACTAAACTACAGCATCAGATTGGTGCTAATCTTACACAACATCTTGTTTTAAAAACAAACCAACCACAAACCCCAGCTACTAGCAAGCTTTTAAGCAGAAGTCATGAATGATGTAATGTGGTACACTCCAGTTAGAACAAATAACTCTCTATAGGTTAGGATAGAGTTGCAGCAACTTCCTTTGAACATCATCCAAAACTTGACATCCTTTCTCATCTCTTCAATTTTATTTCCACTGTTTTGACCTCTCCATGAATTCTTGAGTTCCTCTGAGaccatatgtgaatcatgtcaTAGACAGTAGCACACCAAACAGCTCTGCATAAGAAACTCTTGAGGCTCTTTCCTTTGATACTCGGCTACCCACATGAGTGTCTATTGGGCCCAAGCACCTATCAATCATATACGTGATAACATCTACTAACACACATCTGCCCAAGTATCCCATGTACTTTCTGAGAAGTGTACTCAGCTGAAAATTCATCCGACAATCTCACAAAACCAAACCCCCTGTGacacatttttctttcatcCTGAAGCAAAATGCAACATGATATTAGTTATACCAATAACATATgggcaaaacccaaaaataatctGATGAATACTAAAATATAACACAGAACTTGCAATTAGAGTACAAATGAGTTTCCATGATGTGCAAATAGCAAGTTAGCAACATGAAAAAAGCATGCAATCAATTACAATTAGTACCAAGAAAAGTCTCTGAGCAATCACTAATTTTCAATTCTCATCCCAGGATGAATTTGGCAGAACATCTTATCTGTTTTCCAATTGGTGTTACCTCTAAGTGTTCATCATGTGTTCATTTTCCCTCTTGTAGTCATATCTCAACATCTTGATTTAAGCCATTACTATTGTTGTGCAATATTGAATTTATGCTTATATAGATAAGGTGGTAAAAGTATCCTCTGCAAGCAAGCCCATTATAAAACCTTAAACAAACACAAGCTGGTTTAACAACACATCTTTTCACATACTTCATAGCCATGGTTGAAGAATTTAGAAAAAAGTTGTCAAGAAATACGGTGCAGTAATATTTCATCAGCTAACCATCCACACATTCTCAATTAATCTAGACAAAAATCAGCTACGTTTACCTTGGGAAGATACAAATCCAAAAGATAGCCAAACTGATTGAAATGCAACTGCATATTATCAACAGTAGCTTCAATTGGAATACATCCTATAAAAAGCGCCTCTTTGCCCACTTAGTAGCTGAACTTGCCAAAGGCTTAACAGCACAGTCATCAGCAGAAGCAGAAACAACCAGCACTTCTGCACAGTCATCAGCAAGTCCTCTTTACGTCCAGAAGAAAATAGTCAATTCACAGGCATCTGACCAGTTACATGAACATGATTAGCAGGAGAGGCAGAGTCAACAGCAATACGCACACCGCACgcccccaaaataaaaataaaaatagaaagaattGACAGCTTGAAAGCCAATATATTAATATAACATTGTACATATTTTACATGTACGAGGACATCCACAATGACTGTAAGCAGAACTATTTGATGTCCTATAAAATGGagaaccaaaccaaaaattaagGAATAATAAGGGGTCATTTAAATCTTGAGGATACATTTTCCAGTGCAGGTTGAGATGCAGAGAACGGTATAAATCATGCACATGAGATTTACcaacaaaattccaaaatagGACATTGTCCCATAAAAATGTCTGTGAACACTAGCTCTAGCCCAATATCACACAGATCATGTACACAAGCAGTATGCTTCTCTCACTTGTTACTTCCTATGACCACTTAAAATGATGTAAGTGTTGGCAATCACATATTCTactttaaatttcttttctGTCAGTGCCAATCTAATTCAACTATAACTTACAAACAACAATGGTCTCGAACATCTTAAGCAGTCTATTACGATGTTTatccaaaagaataaaaaatatatacattttggCAATGTTAATCTATCAATTATTGAAGTGTGAATACCCATTTTGTGGTAAAATTTCCAGTGTTTATAAAATTCTTGAACTTCACATCTTCAATAATCAACTTGTTGGACCATGTGGAGCCTGTTTTGTGATCAATCCAGTTTGTGATCCAACCTGAATTGGAAGCATTATGGTTTTAAATGGGATTTTTTGGTGAGGCCATGGAGCATAGGTCTGGGCCAACAAGAGCATTTTTGGCTTGTTTTGGACCCATTGTTTGGGTATATATTTGTTGCTTCAGAATTAGGGGTGCCTGCATCATTGAACTGTAGCCACCTTTGTATTTTTCTCCTTGACATAGTGAAAATTGCAGCAACTTCATGGATGTAAGTATATAACCAAACCACGTAAATCtttgtgtgtttggtttttttttctccatttttgcATCTCATAGGTTTTGGGAATTAGGTTAAATTCTCAACACAACATCCGCATCCTACCAATAATTTATTGGTAGAGTAGATATCATGTAGAAAAGTATTCAACTAACAGATCACGCAAGAAAGTATTCAACTATGGAAATTTTGATTTACATGAAAATTAAgaaggaagatttttttttaataaatgaggTAGAGCTAATATGAGTGAAAGGTATTAATGGAAAAGTCATCACTCACCAAATCACAAAGAGAATAAGAAATAAAtgagatatttaatttaaatttatgatagAAGGAAGAGCACAATAGCACTGAAGGCAACTGTGCAAGTAGTGGAGAGGTTATTCTAAAACTTGTTTTCCCATATCTTTAAGAATGGCATCAGTGGGTTGTCTTAGTCTCTTAAGGTGAAATTCCTCATTAGAGCTTCTTGTGCTATTGGGTCATGCCtcataaatcaaaattatagttttgcatttttcttttgctattaTCAATCATCAATTGACGAATGAGACCccaattaacaaataaaaaggcCACACAATCCTTTATTGCTTGCTAAAACACTACATATCAGTGATATCACCTTGCTGTTAAAAGAGTAAGCCCAAACTTCTGCACTTTCAAGGTTGGTTAATTTCTAGGAATTGATGCTTTTGTATTTTCTGGTAGTCTAGCcctattttgattttgtttatatatttcaaGGGGTCATGACTTCATAGTATAATCAAGGTTTATTGATAAAATGCCAAACTACCTTCCAAGGTGAACTTGAAGCAGCTAGATTCAGAAAGCCCCTTTTTAAAATCTAGAATCACAATGAGAAATTGCATACATAAGCACTAAAACACAGTGACCCTACCGCTTCTCACGGCCTACACACCTACAACCTTAGCCAAACTAAAGAGCACATCACTTCATTATTGTGCAATGTACCATCcatataaattacaaatattgTCTCAAACTTAAATACAAGCCAAAATGGAACATCAAATTACAAAACCAACATGATAGACAGTAGCTCACCTGCTGAACCAGAACCTACCATAGGGGCGAGGATGACACATATGCATATGCTCGTCCCCAAAAGAACAATAATATTCTCCTCCAAAGTTTTCTGGCATAGCACCAACTGGAACCTTTAGAAAACATATATACAAAACAACACAATTCACAATTAGCTCCTAttttcttggaaaaaaaattcattttatttaaaggaaagaaattgtCAGCAAAGCCAAACACAACTGGCTTGCTTGAGCTGTGCTTATGTGTTCTGAAAAGTTTCTATGAAAACTATtggataaagaaaaaacaattatatgTTCTGAAGGGAAAACGAAAAAATTAAGAACTCAAGAAATAAGTCTGGAACCACTATTTCAGCCCATATAATTCAAAAGCTTTTTACCATTTCTACATAAATTTACCTCACGTTTCCTTGTAGCCAAACAGAAATAGCACCAAACCCAGTTCCACTCCGTCATCATCAGCATCAACCCCAGAGACGCTCAAAGACAGTATCGTCTGTACCGCCTGGCATttgagaggaaaagaaaacaaattttactaaataaataaaattttgtttatagtaAAACACTATTCTGATCAGCAACAACACAATTAATTACACAATTAATGATAGAAATCGCTAATATTCAAGGAGAGCTTACCTTCCTATCCACTTCAGATGTGGTGGTTTGGCATCTGGGCCTCCCTTAATTTTAGAATCTTTCTCTGAATCGTCTAAATCATTATCCTCATATGGAGTGATTATGCAACTACTAGACCCAACCTCAGATTGTTTGAGATCTTCAATGTCTTGCTCAAATACCAAATGGGCTCCACATTTCGTAATCTCCAATTGGCTGGATGCATAAGGATCCGCTTTATTCAAATTTAGATCCGTATGAATTAAGGTTCTAAATTCAACCTCAATTTGGTTGAGTGCATAAGCATCTGCTTGATTCAATACGTCTTTCCAGGGGCTTCCAAAGTTTATAGTGGGAAAATATAGCAGATAAATCTGAGACGATTCAATCTTATCAATTTCCGCGGATAATAAAGTGGCCCGTCTAATAAGATAACGTTTGTTGATTTTAATTCGACATGAAAGTAGCTCTTCTCCGTGAAGTTGGTAAAGTGTACGATACCGGCGGGGTATAAAAACAGTGCACACAGCAATTCCCATAAATTTgttagataataataaatgtgAAGGCACTTCCAGATTCACCGAAATCCCCACATTTCGATGCCTAAACCAATTCGGAATTTCACTTCCAGGAATTGCGAGATATGAAAAAGACCAAGAGCTTATCTGAAACAAACAAATCATGATGTTTAGAACTTCAcatgcaagagagagagagagagagagagaggtagagagagagacctCTAAAATCATAGCATGTCTTGGCTTTAGCTGATAGCATTCCTGAAACAAACAAATCATGATGTTTAGAACTTCAcatgcaagagagagagagagagagagagagagagagagagagtgagtgagtgagagagagacccCTCTAATATTATAAGGATTTAGCTTTAGCTGAGAGCATTCCTGAAACAAACAAATCATGATGTTTAGAACttcacatgagagagagagagagagagagagagagagagaacctgaaTGATATAACGACTTAAGGACCATCCCTGAAACAAACAAATCATGATTTTTAGAACTTCACatccaaaagagagagagagagggagagagagagagagagggaaagagagagacctTAATGATATAACGTCTCAACATTGTTGAAAACAGTTCACTGTAGCCTTCATTCTTAATCAATTTGTCGCAATACTGAAGATGTAGATTCGGCTCAAAATCATGTTCTGGTCTTAGTGATAATGTTTCTAGTGAGGTACACCCTCTTGCATTGATAAACTTAATATTTAATGGAAGCTTGGGACACATTCGAAGTTGAGTGCAACCATCCAAACAAAGACTTTCCAAATTAGATAGTTGAATGATACTTTCAGGAAGGCAAACAAATTTATTTCCCTttagatttaaattttctaaagtTGACAAGCACCCAAGAGCATTAGGAATTGTCTGAAGATTGCAATAGCTTAGATCCAAATTGGTTAAACATAAGCCTTGTAACATGCCCATGAGATCTGGACTACTTCTTGGCTCCATTAAAGGAAAACTAAGAAGCATAGACGATTTGGACAATAGCCCCACACATTCACGAAGAGATAGCACCCTAAGATTTTTTAATTGAACAATAGACGAAGGTAGCCTTATTATAGCAGTTCCACTCACATCTAGCTCCTCCAAACCTTCGATATTCCCCAAATTTTCTGGTAGTTTTTTAAGATTTGAACAACCAGATAAAATGAGAATCTTCAAAGATATTAAACAACAGTAGGCATCTGAAAGACTAAAAAGATTTTTGCAATTTCTTAAATCCAATTCAATAAGGCCAGTTAAATACTCCGCAGAGAATGTTAGTTCATTTATAGCAGTCTCACTCAAACAAAGTTTTGACAAACATGACATATTTCCTACAATTTTTGGAAACTTCTTCAATCTTGAACAACCACCAAGATCGAAAATTTCAAGTGCTTCCAAGCTGACCTCGTGAGGAAGGTTTTTGAGATATTTGCAACCATTTAGATCCAATCGAATTAGTTGTTTGAGATCTCCAAGAGATGAGTGAATCTTATATAGTCTTGTACAATGTTGAAGAATCAATTGCTTAAGCTTTGGGGCTCCACTAAGGTCCGGGATCTCAATCAAGTTTCGAGAGCAACTTAGGTCTATGAGTTTTAACTCAGCTAAATTCTGTTataaaccaataaataattagATAAAGATAGGGCTTAATGAAAAGGAATAAAATGCACATTTGCATAACTAAAATCTTACCATATTTCCTTTCCATAGTTCTTTGATCCCACTACAACGCATTCTCAACTCAACaactttgtttggttggaaattGGTTGGTATGCATTTTAAATGATATCCATGCCATTCAAGAACACACAACTCATTAGATAGATAACTAAGGCCTTGTGGAAGTTGCACCACACCTCCAAGAATGTCTTCTGGTAGTTGCATAGGACCATTTATGAAGTTTTTTAGAAGTTCCTTATTACCAATTTTAAGCAATCTCAAAAACTTCATCTTTGAGAAAGCTTCAGCACTTAATTGTTCCTTTTTTTGAATAGGTATATTTAGCATTATGCCTTCAACTACCTCTGTTCCCTAATaaccaaaa contains:
- the LOC126724980 gene encoding TMV resistance protein N-like; the encoded protein is MALIPSASSSSSSSKERKYNVFLSFRGEDTRTKFTDHLYAGLIQKGISTFRDNEKLKQGTLIAPELLKAIEESRFAVVILSRDYASSRWCLIELTKIVECIEETGLVVLPIFHYVDPSDVRNHKGIFAKAFAKHEESFKDNIEIVQTWKAALTKVANLARWDLKNKHESIVIQEIIGRIFSELYSKFSSVSEELVGMESCVEKMLDSYLGRGLGSVCFVGICGMGGIGKTTLAQEIYKRISGNFEASSFIANIREETKNQGLVSLQKQFLSKILKKSEINIWNVFEGINIIRNTLCNKRVFIVLDDVDKEEQFEALAGKHDWFGPGSRIIVTSGDSHLLIRCGVNDIYTAKGLSNDDALQLFSWRAFHKPYPEEDYVNLSNDFVNYANGLPLALKVLGSSLFAKRTNEWKSALDKLKKEPNKDILDILEISFDGLTNSQKGLFLDIACFFKGENKDSIRDILESFGYYPDYNIGVLMDKSLITIDNKRALWMHDLLQDMGQEIVLRESPKEPGGRSRLWTYEDVIHVLKNNTGTEVVEGIMLNIPIQKKEQLSAEAFSKMKFLRLLKIGNKELLKNFINGPMQLPEDILGGVVQLPQGLSYLSNELCVLEWHGYHLKCIPTNFQPNKVVELRMRCSGIKELWKGNMNLAELKLIDLSCSRNLIEIPDLSGAPKLKQLILQHCTRLYKIHSSLGDLKQLIRLDLNGCKYLKNLPHEVSLEALEIFDLGGCSRLKKFPKIVGNMSCLSKLCLSETAINELTFSAEYLTGLIELDLRNCKNLFSLSDAYCCLISLKILILSGCSNLKKLPENLGNIEGLEELDVSGTAIIRLPSSIVQLKNLRVLSLRECVGLLSKSSMLLSFPLMEPRSSPDLMGMLQGLCLTNLDLSYCNLQTIPNALGCLSTLENLNLKGNKFVCLPESIIQLSNLESLCLDGCTQLRMCPKLPLNIKFINARGCTSLETLSLRPEHDFEPNLHLQYCDKLIKNEGYSELFSTMLRRYIIKGWSLSRYIIQECSQLKLNPYNIRGECYQLKPRHAMILEISSWSFSYLAIPGSEIPNWFRHRNVGISVNLEVPSHLLLSNKFMGIAVCTVFIPRRYRTLYQLHGEELLSCRIKINKRYLIRRATLLSAEIDKIESSQIYLLYFPTINFGSPWKDVLNQADAYALNQIEVEFRTLIPYASSQLEITKCGAHLVFEQDIEDLKQSEVGSSSCIITPYEDNDLDDSEKDSKIKGGPDAKPPHLKWIGRRQRQLYYRL